The DNA sequence ttttttcctgtcttgTGTTAAGAATATGTTTACGCGTCTATTTATAACTTCATTTCAATATATTCAAATCCACAATAACGGACATCAGGTTTTGCATTGACTGGCAGAGACGTAGATCAGTTATCACCGTTTATCTCTGCagcctccctcccctcctcaccAAACTGGCCGGACGCGTTTGTCCACCTGCCCTCCGTCACACACTGAACAAAGAGCGCCTCCGCAGCTCTGCCTCCACAGCTGTTGTGCTGCTCTGAGGGTTTTTGGGGCCGTGAGAAGAGAGACGGACGTTTCTGTTCCGCCCCCACAAACACACCAGACACTCCTAACAGGCGGCAGACGAGCCCGGCTCTCATTCACCGCAGAGAGGCTGTGCAGCACCACAGGGACAATACTCCGGGAGCCGCGATATTAGAGGCGCTTCACCTGCACTGTAAGtacacatcacacacatttttattattgcctTTATTAAACCTGTTCTCTATCAGTAGTGAATGTTGTTTATTAGGTTATTGCAATTattctcagtgtttttccacttttctttattgtcattacGCAGTCTTGACTGTTTCTCTTAATATACATGTGACTCTTAACCATAACGCCTGAATACGTTTTATTTAAGCTTTTCTAGAAACATatcagttaaaagttaaaataaatacgacattttcaattttaaatctgtaaataatACTGCTATAAAAATGGTTATAATTTTATAAAGTAGCACATCTATGTTTTGAATGTCTGACTGtacttttagatttttattgcaatttttctATTCTATATTTAAGTTCTTGACTTTTGAagtattttgcctttatttttattttcttttgatgtttgtgtgaatCAAACACAAAGGCAAGTTCCTTGTAAGGGACTGCTCTTTATTCATTAGAGGAGAGGGCTGGCtgggtgttgttgttttttatttaattaattatttattttttcaaatatgtttccCTGAGCCTGCCTGAGTGACTGGCAGAAAATGCATGATTCTCCCTCCATcatgaatatattatattatattttaaaaatccacactttgatatttgaaagttaaaagtcaCAAgataaactcttttttttttattttttttaaaaaaactcatttatttatttgctaaattttaaataaattgtagaGTAAATATCCCTATTTTAGGCTAATATTTAGGTtttctcgtgtgtgtgtgtattttctgatAGAAGCTTTTCTCATACATTATGTGTccaaagaaatatgaaaatccatcattagtttctgtttttacagtttctgactaTGATACGTGGTGCAATTTAGAtgattttcaagaaaaaatggtttaacttaactttaactAACTTGTTTGGCagttaactttttattaaatagTTCTTGATTTAATAACTATTTGCAAATCTATTATTTAACAGAGAGAAGCAAACTGGGAACCTGCAGCAGCGGCCTCCTTCAACAAGGCCTGAACGTCAGTCACCGGACAGTCGAGCGGTTTTTATCAGGACAGATCACCCAGTAACTCTGATCCTCCCAGTGACGCCCCGCGGTCCACCGGTTCAGCCCGACCATGGTTCTGTGTGAGGACGGCGAGTGCAGCGTCTGCCTCCTGCCCTTCACCCGGATGGACAGGATCCCGCGGGTGCTGCACTGCAGACACACCTTCTGCGAGCCGTGCCTGGAGACGATGTCTCGGTCCAGCAGCGGGCTGCTCACCGTGGGCTGCCCTCTGTGTCGCCGGGTCACCTGCGTAGGGCACGGCCTCAGCCTGCAGGAGGCCCTGTGGGTCGACAGCAGGCTGTGGGAGCAGATACCGGAGGACGTGGAGgccgaagaggaggaggaggacgacgaCGGACTGAAgggagcagctgaggaggaggggaCGGAGACCAAACAACCCTCGCTGCAGGCAGAGTGAGTTTAACAGTGAGagcagacacaaacatgcacattaCACACGCAGAAATACTGATTTGCTTTTCTTGTTTACAGGAAGTTTTATGactgtctgcaaaaaaaaacctttgtgacctttgaccttgttTCACatgattttcaattttttgtttaaccgcttgaaaccagagcaaattagcttgattgattacaaaaacatggatagAGGGCAATCAGCATTTTAAcgagaaattacccaaaaactagcacaaaaaaatactaaaaagttagaagaaagaaaatgaccaaaaa is a window from the Plectropomus leopardus isolate mb unplaced genomic scaffold, YSFRI_Pleo_2.0 unplaced_scaffold17818, whole genome shotgun sequence genome containing:
- the LOC121964935 gene encoding E3 ubiquitin-protein ligase RNF186-like; this translates as MVLCEDGECSVCLLPFTRMDRIPRVLHCRHTFCEPCLETMSRSSSGLLTVGCPLCRRVTCVGHGLSLQEALWVDSRLWEQIPEDVEAEEEEEDDDGLKGAAEEEGTETKQPSLQA